The following are encoded together in the Rhizobium tumorigenes genome:
- the petA gene encoding ubiquinol-cytochrome c reductase iron-sulfur subunit, whose product MSENDTKSETLGEPTRRDFLYIAAGMAGVVGAVSAVWPFIDQMRPDQSTLALASVEIDVSSLEPGMSLTVKWRGKPVFIRNRTEKEIAEANSAPIGDLKDPVARNANLPPEEQATDIARSAGKGKENWIVMIGSCTHLGCVPLGTSGEYGGWFCPCHGSVYDTAGRIRKGPAPMNLAIPTFAFTSDKVIKIG is encoded by the coding sequence GTGAGCGAGAACGACACGAAGAGCGAGACCTTAGGCGAGCCGACGCGGCGCGATTTTCTGTATATAGCAGCCGGCATGGCCGGCGTAGTCGGTGCCGTTTCGGCAGTCTGGCCATTTATCGACCAAATGCGGCCGGATCAATCCACGCTGGCGCTTGCTTCTGTCGAAATCGATGTTTCCAGCCTTGAACCCGGCATGTCGTTGACAGTCAAATGGCGTGGCAAGCCCGTCTTCATCCGCAACCGGACAGAAAAAGAAATCGCCGAGGCCAATTCCGCCCCGATCGGCGACCTCAAGGACCCGGTCGCGCGCAACGCCAACCTGCCTCCCGAAGAACAAGCAACCGACATCGCCCGCTCGGCGGGCAAGGGAAAGGAGAACTGGATCGTAATGATCGGTTCCTGCACCCATCTCGGTTGCGTGCCGCTCGGCACTTCGGGGGAATATGGCGGTTGGTTCTGTCCGTGCCATGGGTCGGTCTATGACACTGCCGGTCGTATCCGGAAGGGTCCCGCACCCATGAACCTCGCCATACCGACGTTCGCATTTACATCCGACAAAGTGATCAAGATCGGTTGA
- a CDS encoding cytochrome b, whose amino-acid sequence MSGQSTYEPSTGLEKWIDSRLPLPRLVYDSFVAYPVPRNLNYAYTFGAMLAVMLVLQILTGVVLAMHYAAETTVAFNSVEKIMRDVNHGWLLRYMHANGASFFFVAVYLHIARGLYYGSYKAPREVLWILGVIIYLLMMAAGFMGYVLPWGQMSFWGATVITGFFSALPYVGEWVQQFLLGGFAVDNPTLNRFFSLHYLLPFMIAGVVVLHIWALHVAGQTNPTGVEIKTKTDTVRFTPYATMKDALGVSVFLLVYAYFVFYLPNYLGHADNYIPADPLKTPAHIVPEWYFLPFYAMLRSITFSIGPIDSKLAGVLTMFGAILVLFFVPWLDTSKVRSAVYRPWYKVCFWLFVANAIFLGWLGAMPAEGTGLFGLLFHGDLRGNYVAYSQFGTLFYYGFFLVIMPVLGLVETPRRIPNSITEAVLEKQSRKSAPAVVVGA is encoded by the coding sequence ATGAGTGGTCAATCAACCTACGAGCCATCCACCGGACTTGAAAAGTGGATCGACTCGCGGCTTCCTTTGCCGCGTCTGGTCTATGACAGCTTTGTCGCCTATCCGGTGCCGCGCAACCTGAACTATGCCTATACATTTGGCGCAATGCTGGCTGTCATGCTGGTGCTGCAGATCCTGACAGGCGTGGTGCTGGCAATGCATTATGCAGCCGAGACGACCGTGGCGTTCAACTCCGTCGAAAAGATCATGCGCGACGTGAACCATGGCTGGCTGCTGCGCTACATGCATGCCAACGGTGCATCGTTCTTCTTCGTCGCCGTCTACCTGCACATCGCGCGCGGCCTGTATTACGGCTCCTACAAGGCGCCGCGCGAGGTTCTCTGGATCCTCGGCGTCATCATCTACCTGCTGATGATGGCGGCTGGCTTCATGGGCTACGTGCTTCCCTGGGGCCAGATGTCGTTCTGGGGCGCGACCGTGATCACCGGCTTCTTCTCGGCGCTGCCTTACGTCGGCGAGTGGGTCCAGCAGTTCCTGCTCGGCGGCTTTGCCGTCGACAATCCGACGCTGAACCGCTTCTTCTCGCTGCACTACCTGCTGCCGTTCATGATTGCCGGCGTCGTCGTGCTGCATATCTGGGCGCTGCATGTGGCAGGCCAGACCAATCCGACCGGCGTCGAGATCAAGACAAAGACGGATACGGTGCGCTTCACGCCCTATGCGACGATGAAGGATGCGCTCGGTGTGTCCGTCTTCCTGCTGGTTTACGCCTATTTCGTCTTCTATCTGCCGAATTATCTCGGCCACGCCGACAACTACATTCCTGCCGATCCCTTGAAAACACCGGCGCATATCGTACCTGAATGGTATTTCCTGCCGTTCTACGCCATGCTGCGCTCGATCACCTTCAGCATCGGTCCGATCGACTCGAAGCTGGCCGGCGTGCTCACCATGTTCGGCGCGATCCTGGTGCTGTTTTTCGTGCCTTGGCTCGACACGTCGAAGGTTCGCTCGGCTGTCTATCGTCCCTGGTACAAGGTATGCTTCTGGCTGTTCGTCGCCAACGCCATCTTTCTCGGTTGGCTCGGAGCGATGCCGGCGGAAGGTACCGGGCTTTTCGGCCTCTTGTTCCACGGCGACCTGAGGGGCAATTACGTCGCCTACTCGCAGTTCGGGACACTGTTCTACTACGGCTTCTTCCTGGTGATCATGCCGGTCCTTGGCCTCGTCGAGACACCGCGACGAATACCAAACTCGATTACCGAGGCGGTACTCGAGAAGCAGAGCCGCAAGTCCGCTCCAGCGGTCGTGGTCGGGGCATGA
- a CDS encoding YcxB family protein, translating to MASSPEIPTDALSDNKTAYTLTAAEFAMGNELMQRSNFQVAGVIVPSIVLGCAVSLFLPGDPPGRLDMAIRVVTMSLAIFCGLLAITKLKRFRNRRRAVTNYRLSPFYHERCVFEWNDEGVRVETDSGYQLYRWKYIRAWCEDDRIMVLFFGPHIYIYLPKRALTPQMTEGLKNRLDQAGLHRAKLFPI from the coding sequence ATGGCTTCATCACCGGAGATACCCACCGACGCGTTAAGCGATAACAAGACAGCTTACACGCTCACGGCTGCGGAATTCGCGATGGGCAACGAACTTATGCAACGCTCCAACTTTCAGGTTGCTGGCGTCATTGTGCCATCCATTGTGCTGGGATGCGCAGTATCCTTATTTCTGCCGGGAGATCCGCCGGGCCGGCTCGACATGGCGATTCGCGTTGTGACAATGAGCCTCGCCATATTCTGCGGCTTGCTTGCTATTACCAAGCTCAAAAGGTTCCGCAATCGCCGGCGGGCGGTGACCAACTATCGCCTGTCGCCCTTCTACCACGAGCGGTGTGTCTTCGAATGGAACGATGAGGGCGTACGAGTCGAAACCGACAGCGGATATCAATTGTACAGGTGGAAATATATTCGCGCATGGTGTGAGGACGACAGGATCATGGTCCTATTCTTCGGACCGCATATTTACATCTATCTGCCTAAACGCGCTCTCACCCCACAGATGACGGAAGGCCTGAAAAATAGACTTGATCAGGCGGGCTTGCACCGAGCCAAACTTTTTCCCATCTGA
- a CDS encoding MaoC family dehydratase encodes MTMAETYAIGLKVDIGTYTFDADRIVAYATRFDPQPFHVDPEAARQSLFGGLCASGWHSCSAWMKTFVAFWAEETARLESRGLTAPKLGPSPGFKNLQWLRPIFAGDTVRYSVTLLSSRSLASRPGWIINTILCEGENQDGIPVLRFESSVLEFE; translated from the coding sequence ATGACAATGGCGGAGACCTATGCCATCGGCCTCAAGGTCGATATCGGCACCTACACCTTCGACGCGGATCGCATCGTCGCCTATGCGACACGCTTTGACCCGCAACCTTTCCACGTCGATCCGGAAGCGGCGAGGCAATCGCTGTTCGGCGGCCTCTGTGCCTCCGGCTGGCATAGCTGCTCGGCCTGGATGAAGACCTTCGTCGCTTTCTGGGCAGAGGAGACGGCCCGCCTCGAAAGCCGGGGCCTGACGGCGCCGAAACTCGGCCCCTCGCCCGGCTTCAAAAACCTGCAATGGCTGCGACCGATCTTTGCCGGCGACACGGTGCGCTATTCGGTGACGCTGTTGTCGAGCCGCAGCCTCGCCTCGCGCCCGGGATGGATCATCAACACCATCCTCTGCGAGGGCGAGAACCAGGACGGCATCCCGGTTCTCCGTTTCGAAAGTAGCGTCCTCGAATTCGAGTGA
- the pth gene encoding aminoacyl-tRNA hydrolase, with protein sequence MLLIAGLGNPGPQYKANRHNIGFMAVDAIHRRHSFSPWTKKFKAVIAEGELDGQKVLLIKPQTFMNLSGESVAEAMRFYKLQPADLVVIYDELDLVPGRARLKTGGGHGGHNGIKSIDAHAGREYRRLRLGIGHPGVKDLVQSHVLGDFAKSDKTWLEPLLETLADHADMLVRNEDSQLMNKLALSVGEKSSEEKAPKLAASGKPPGQSHIRAARNFNQPKALPTTGPMADMLKKLFGGKE encoded by the coding sequence ATGCTTCTTATCGCCGGCCTCGGCAATCCCGGGCCCCAGTACAAAGCCAATCGCCACAACATCGGCTTCATGGCCGTCGATGCCATCCACCGTCGCCACAGCTTCTCGCCCTGGACGAAGAAGTTCAAGGCCGTCATTGCCGAAGGTGAACTCGATGGACAGAAGGTGCTGCTCATCAAGCCGCAAACATTTATGAACCTCTCGGGCGAGTCCGTCGCTGAGGCGATGCGCTTCTACAAGCTGCAGCCTGCAGATCTCGTCGTCATCTACGATGAACTCGATCTCGTTCCAGGCCGCGCACGGCTGAAGACGGGCGGCGGCCATGGCGGACACAACGGCATCAAGTCAATCGACGCGCATGCCGGGCGCGAGTATCGCCGCCTTCGCCTCGGCATCGGCCATCCCGGCGTCAAGGACCTGGTACAGAGCCACGTGCTCGGCGACTTCGCCAAGTCCGACAAGACCTGGCTGGAGCCTCTGCTCGAAACGCTTGCCGACCACGCCGACATGCTGGTACGCAACGAGGATTCGCAGCTGATGAACAAGCTGGCGCTTTCAGTGGGCGAAAAGTCGTCGGAAGAAAAGGCACCGAAGCTGGCCGCATCGGGAAAGCCACCAGGCCAGTCGCATATCCGCGCTGCACGGAATTTCAACCAGCCCAAGGCCCTGCCGACGACCGGCCCGATGGCGGATATGCTGAAGAAGTTGTTTGGTGGCAAGGAGTGA
- a CDS encoding cytochrome c1, with product MSKFAAGFLTLAILAGAGTALRAEDTKPAAEATPVYPLKEPREQKWTFAGPFGYYDKAQLQRGLKVYAEVCSACHSMSLVPFRTLSDLGYSEAQVKTFAANYETQDGPNAQGEMYTRKAVPSDHFPSPFPNKEAAEAANHGAAPPDFSLLAKAREVERGFPRFVFDIFTQYQENGPDYIYSLLTGYEEPPAGFQVPPNGHYNPYFHAAAVLAMPKPLSDGQVTYDDGSPQTVDQYAHDVSSFLMWAAEPHLEERKHTGFMVMVFLLIFTVLIYLVKRSVYAKTEH from the coding sequence ATGAGCAAGTTCGCTGCCGGCTTTCTGACGCTGGCGATCCTCGCTGGCGCAGGCACGGCGCTTCGTGCCGAGGACACCAAGCCGGCCGCCGAGGCGACGCCGGTCTATCCGCTCAAGGAGCCGCGAGAGCAGAAGTGGACGTTCGCCGGACCCTTCGGCTACTACGACAAGGCGCAACTGCAGCGCGGGCTGAAGGTCTATGCCGAGGTCTGTTCCGCCTGTCATTCGATGAGCCTCGTGCCGTTCCGCACACTCAGCGATCTCGGCTATTCGGAGGCGCAGGTGAAGACCTTCGCCGCCAACTACGAGACGCAGGACGGACCGAATGCGCAAGGGGAGATGTACACCCGGAAGGCTGTGCCATCCGACCATTTCCCGTCGCCTTTTCCCAACAAGGAAGCGGCTGAGGCTGCCAACCACGGTGCCGCACCGCCGGACTTCTCGCTGCTTGCCAAGGCGCGTGAAGTCGAGCGCGGCTTTCCGCGCTTCGTCTTCGATATCTTCACGCAATATCAGGAAAACGGGCCGGATTACATATACTCGCTGCTGACAGGCTACGAGGAACCGCCGGCCGGTTTCCAGGTGCCGCCGAATGGGCACTACAATCCGTACTTCCATGCCGCAGCTGTGCTGGCCATGCCGAAGCCGCTGTCCGATGGCCAGGTGACCTATGACGACGGATCGCCCCAGACCGTCGATCAGTACGCCCATGATGTGTCTTCTTTCCTGATGTGGGCTGCCGAGCCGCATCTGGAGGAGCGCAAGCACACCGGCTTCATGGTCATGGTGTTCCTGCTGATCTTCACCGTCCTGATCTACCTGGTAAAGCGGTCGGTCTACGCCAAGACGGAACACTGA
- a CDS encoding substrate-binding periplasmic protein — protein sequence MIKMLLPFLIASQLTVTAEAQTVSFVTEEYPPFSYREGNDIRGAAVDQIRLMMRGLNDFTIDVVPWARAYSQARTTPMNCVFVTAHTSDRDTLFKWVEPLLVDRNFLVKHTGTSVNATTLEEAKPFTVGTWREDYTETLLRNLEFPKIDVANTMSATLKKLMNDRIDMMPLSEPYLDKLIKEGKPLERVVLLSRQVMGIACHKDFPEDLRQKMQVALTGLITDGTQKQLFQQYGMALEN from the coding sequence ATGATCAAAATGCTTTTGCCTTTCCTGATTGCTTCCCAGCTTACCGTCACTGCCGAGGCGCAGACTGTATCCTTCGTGACGGAAGAATATCCGCCCTTCAGCTACCGCGAAGGAAACGACATCCGGGGCGCTGCCGTCGACCAGATCAGGCTGATGATGCGCGGATTGAACGATTTCACCATCGACGTCGTCCCTTGGGCCCGCGCCTATTCACAGGCCCGGACGACACCGATGAACTGCGTCTTTGTCACTGCCCATACAAGCGATCGCGACACCCTGTTCAAATGGGTTGAGCCGCTGCTGGTCGATCGCAATTTTCTCGTCAAACACACAGGCACTTCGGTCAACGCGACAACCCTCGAAGAAGCAAAACCGTTTACAGTCGGCACCTGGCGCGAGGACTACACCGAGACCCTGCTGCGCAATCTCGAATTCCCTAAGATCGACGTTGCCAACACCATGTCGGCGACGCTCAAGAAACTGATGAACGACCGCATCGACATGATGCCGCTGTCGGAACCTTACCTGGACAAGCTGATCAAGGAGGGTAAGCCGCTGGAGCGCGTCGTCCTCTTGTCGCGCCAGGTGATGGGCATCGCCTGCCACAAGGACTTCCCCGAGGATTTGCGCCAGAAGATGCAGGTTGCATTGACCGGGCTGATAACTGACGGAACGCAGAAGCAACTGTTCCAGCAGTACGGAATGGCGCTCGAAAACTGA
- a CDS encoding adenine phosphoribosyltransferase: MTTRDNELIRSIRSIPDYPKPGIMFRDITTLLGNPRAFRRAVDELVQICAGMKIDKVAGMEARGFILGGAVAHQLSAGFIPIRKKGKLPHETVSIAYSLEYGLDEMEMHRDAVMPGEQVILIDDLIATGGTAVGATQLLRQMGAEVVAACFVIDLPDLGGRRKLEALDVPVHTLVEFSGH, translated from the coding sequence ATGACAACCCGTGACAATGAACTTATCCGATCTATCCGTTCCATTCCGGATTATCCTAAGCCCGGCATCATGTTCCGCGATATCACCACGCTGCTCGGTAATCCCCGGGCTTTCCGGCGTGCCGTCGATGAACTCGTGCAGATCTGTGCCGGCATGAAGATCGACAAGGTCGCCGGCATGGAAGCGCGTGGCTTCATTCTCGGCGGCGCTGTGGCCCACCAGCTGTCAGCCGGGTTCATCCCCATTCGCAAGAAGGGCAAGCTGCCGCATGAAACGGTCAGCATCGCCTACAGCCTCGAATACGGCCTCGACGAAATGGAGATGCACCGCGATGCGGTCATGCCCGGCGAACAGGTCATCCTCATCGACGACCTCATCGCCACAGGCGGCACCGCTGTCGGCGCGACGCAGTTGCTCCGACAGATGGGCGCCGAGGTGGTGGCTGCCTGCTTTGTCATCGACCTCCCGGATCTCGGCGGTCGCCGTAAGCTTGAAGCGCTGGATGTGCCTGTGCACACGCTGGTGGAATTCTCGGGCCACTAG
- a CDS encoding putative bifunctional diguanylate cyclase/phosphodiesterase codes for MNNSVENRFFAIVCGALLVFVAPLFVLFLFLSSERAEKEIRDHITVLLAANAQALAKPLWDLDEDTITQVSATTVSEGEQVQVNVRDTSGQLDITQSTIPKSFDGKLESISRAITYMTVDGRKTLGTITVLYPQLGIFDGLKHEEIVFISIFIFAVLTVFGTALIGNRIFVIQPLMRLAHAIEATRQLGSRHHVDWQSNDEMGRLARSFNEMQIKLEREETELKLAHRGATDTYNLTPAMLFSLDQNDCISAVSDYWLAATGYRREQVLGRPFASLLMEQSREKYIQRKQKHGRAAPQIEVTVKFPCADGRIMDLLILESTAAKGGRSLSVMTDVTELKQSEDRNLRQAITDHLTGLLNRQGFETALDAKINEADLRRRELACLFIDLDRFKWINDNLGHAAGDAALCELVARLQAHLSPGDIAARLGGDEFAILILSEDAEEKALAMAASVAEIFAAPFVGDARLSASIGIAIYPRHAANASELLQKSDMAMYAKKREGKNGAQIFDNSMLDDARGRAEVEAFIETGLTEDWFEAYLQPIVNIEDRSIAGFEALMRLHHPQKGVLPPKPIIDIAEETGSIIRIGTRIMEKAIANLARISRLDGMQDVYLAINFSPLQFEPALPALIAGLLMRHEIKPQRIVIEITEAVLMDDNPEVRNIINEICGFGCRIALDDFGTGYSSLSYINRFPVDIIKIDQSFTKAINDASPDVRRKSRMLVESITTLSHKMNCTVIAEGIETEDECATLIAMGIDYGQGYLFHRPQHPDALLETLAGHTSGGRGSMALAS; via the coding sequence ATGAACAATTCCGTCGAAAACAGGTTTTTTGCGATCGTCTGCGGCGCCCTTCTGGTCTTCGTCGCACCGCTGTTCGTGCTGTTCCTGTTTCTCTCGTCGGAACGCGCCGAGAAGGAAATCCGCGATCACATCACGGTCTTGCTGGCCGCCAACGCACAGGCGCTGGCCAAGCCTCTCTGGGATCTGGACGAGGACACCATCACCCAGGTCAGCGCCACCACCGTCTCCGAGGGCGAGCAGGTCCAGGTCAACGTCCGCGACACATCCGGACAGCTGGACATTACCCAATCGACCATTCCCAAATCCTTCGACGGCAAGCTGGAATCGATCTCGCGCGCCATCACTTACATGACGGTGGACGGCAGGAAGACCCTCGGCACCATCACCGTTCTCTACCCGCAGCTCGGCATCTTCGATGGGTTGAAGCACGAAGAGATCGTCTTCATCTCGATTTTCATTTTCGCCGTACTGACCGTTTTCGGAACAGCCCTGATCGGTAATCGGATATTTGTCATCCAGCCGCTGATGCGGCTTGCCCATGCCATCGAGGCGACACGCCAGCTCGGCTCCCGCCACCACGTCGACTGGCAATCGAACGACGAAATGGGTCGGCTGGCGCGCAGCTTCAACGAGATGCAGATCAAGCTGGAGCGCGAGGAGACAGAACTGAAGCTCGCCCATCGCGGCGCAACCGATACCTACAACCTCACCCCCGCCATGCTGTTCTCCCTGGACCAGAACGACTGCATTTCCGCCGTCAGCGATTACTGGCTGGCCGCGACAGGCTACCGGCGGGAGCAGGTTCTTGGCCGCCCCTTCGCCAGCCTGCTGATGGAACAGTCCCGCGAGAAATACATTCAGCGAAAGCAGAAACACGGCCGGGCTGCACCGCAGATCGAGGTGACGGTCAAGTTCCCCTGCGCAGACGGCCGGATCATGGATCTGCTCATCCTGGAATCGACAGCCGCCAAGGGCGGACGGTCGCTGTCGGTCATGACAGATGTCACCGAACTCAAGCAATCCGAGGACCGCAATCTGCGCCAGGCGATCACCGATCACCTGACCGGCCTCCTGAACCGCCAGGGTTTCGAGACGGCGCTCGATGCCAAGATCAACGAGGCAGACCTACGCCGCCGGGAACTGGCCTGCCTGTTTATCGATCTTGACCGTTTCAAGTGGATCAACGACAATCTCGGCCATGCTGCAGGCGATGCAGCACTGTGCGAACTCGTCGCGCGTCTGCAGGCCCATTTGTCGCCAGGTGACATCGCAGCCCGCCTCGGCGGGGACGAATTTGCAATTCTGATCTTGTCCGAAGACGCCGAAGAAAAGGCACTCGCCATGGCAGCCAGCGTCGCAGAGATCTTCGCAGCTCCGTTCGTTGGCGATGCCCGCCTCAGCGCCAGCATCGGTATCGCCATCTATCCGCGCCACGCTGCCAACGCCTCCGAACTGCTGCAAAAGTCAGACATGGCCATGTATGCCAAGAAGCGCGAGGGCAAAAATGGCGCGCAGATCTTCGACAACAGCATGTTGGACGACGCACGCGGCCGCGCCGAGGTGGAAGCCTTCATCGAGACAGGCCTGACCGAAGACTGGTTCGAGGCTTACCTGCAGCCGATCGTCAACATCGAGGATCGTTCGATTGCCGGCTTCGAGGCGCTGATGCGCCTGCACCATCCACAGAAGGGAGTCCTGCCGCCAAAGCCGATCATCGATATCGCCGAGGAAACCGGATCCATCATCCGCATCGGAACGCGGATCATGGAAAAAGCCATCGCCAACCTCGCCCGCATTTCCAGGCTCGACGGCATGCAGGATGTCTATCTGGCGATCAACTTCTCGCCACTCCAGTTCGAGCCGGCCCTGCCCGCATTGATCGCCGGTCTGCTCATGCGCCACGAAATCAAGCCGCAACGGATCGTCATCGAGATCACCGAGGCGGTCCTGATGGACGACAACCCCGAGGTCCGCAACATCATCAACGAGATCTGCGGTTTCGGATGTCGCATCGCGCTGGACGATTTCGGGACGGGCTACTCGTCGCTCAGCTACATCAACCGCTTTCCGGTCGACATCATTAAGATCGACCAATCTTTCACCAAGGCTATCAACGATGCGTCTCCGGACGTCCGTCGGAAAAGCCGGATGCTGGTCGAAAGCATCACGACCCTGTCCCACAAGATGAACTGTACGGTGATCGCTGAAGGCATAGAGACCGAAGACGAGTGTGCGACGCTGATCGCCATGGGTATCGACTACGGCCAGGGCTACCTGTTCCACAGGCCACAGCATCCGGATGCGCTGCTGGAAACGCTGGCAGGCCACACTAGCGGCGGTCGCGGCAGTATGGCCTTGGCATCCTGA
- a CDS encoding MaoC family dehydratase, with translation MADKRLAFEDFTAGRSFPLGPMAVTSDEIIAFAREFDPQPMHLDEEAGRASILGGLAASGWHTSSMFMRMMFDSFLCRSLSEGSPGIDVMEWRKPVLSGDTLSGRSTVLEARPMRSRPGIGIVKFRHEVENQRGEIVNLVENSIMFRIETAAGDPA, from the coding sequence ATGGCTGACAAGAGACTTGCATTCGAAGATTTCACCGCCGGCCGCAGCTTTCCGCTCGGTCCAATGGCGGTGACGTCTGATGAAATCATCGCATTCGCACGGGAGTTCGACCCGCAGCCGATGCATCTTGACGAGGAAGCCGGCCGCGCCAGCATCCTTGGAGGCCTTGCAGCGTCGGGCTGGCATACTTCGTCGATGTTCATGCGGATGATGTTCGACAGCTTTCTGTGCCGTTCGCTCTCCGAAGGCTCGCCGGGCATCGACGTCATGGAATGGCGAAAGCCGGTCCTCTCCGGCGATACGCTGTCCGGCCGTTCGACAGTGCTCGAAGCCCGTCCCATGCGGTCGCGACCGGGCATCGGTATCGTTAAATTCCGTCACGAGGTGGAGAATCAGCGCGGCGAGATCGTCAACCTCGTGGAAAACTCCATCATGTTCCGCATCGAGACCGCAGCGGGGGATCCGGCATGA
- the ychF gene encoding redox-regulated ATPase YchF: MGFKCGIVGLPNVGKSTLFNALTKTAQAQAANYPFCTIEPNTGEVAVPDPRMQKLAGIAGSKEIIPTRISFVDIAGLVRGASKGEGLGNKFLANIREVDAVVHVLRCFEDDDITHVEGRIDPVGDAETIDTELMLADLESLERRTEQTRKRAKSNDKESMTLLPMMDASLALLNEGKPVRTLLPKLDAEELEILKGLNLLTSHPVLYVCNVAESDAVSGNAHTKAVEEMAKAQGSQCVIISAAIESEVAQLPDEESKEFLEALGLKEAGLDRLIRAGYSLLDLITYFTVGPKETRAWTIARGTKAPAAAGVIHTDFERGFIRAFTIGYDDYINFKGEVGAKEAGKGRDEGKEYVVQDGDVIHFRFNT, encoded by the coding sequence ATGGGCTTCAAATGCGGTATCGTCGGCCTTCCGAATGTCGGTAAGTCCACACTCTTCAATGCGCTGACCAAGACGGCGCAGGCTCAGGCGGCCAACTATCCGTTCTGCACCATCGAACCGAACACCGGCGAAGTCGCCGTGCCGGATCCGCGCATGCAGAAGCTGGCCGGCATTGCGGGCTCGAAGGAAATCATCCCAACCCGCATTTCCTTCGTCGACATTGCAGGCCTGGTGCGCGGAGCCTCCAAGGGCGAAGGCCTCGGCAACAAGTTCCTCGCCAACATCCGCGAAGTCGATGCTGTGGTGCACGTGCTGCGCTGCTTCGAAGACGACGACATCACCCATGTCGAAGGCCGCATTGATCCGGTCGGCGACGCCGAGACGATCGATACGGAACTGATGCTGGCCGATCTCGAGAGCCTGGAGCGTCGCACCGAGCAGACTCGCAAGCGCGCCAAGAGCAACGACAAGGAATCGATGACGCTGTTGCCGATGATGGACGCGTCGCTCGCGCTCCTCAACGAAGGCAAGCCGGTCCGCACGCTGCTGCCCAAACTCGACGCCGAAGAGCTGGAGATCCTGAAAGGGCTGAACCTGCTGACGTCGCACCCGGTGCTCTACGTCTGTAACGTCGCCGAAAGCGATGCGGTCAGTGGCAACGCCCATACCAAGGCCGTGGAAGAAATGGCCAAGGCGCAAGGGTCGCAATGCGTCATCATCTCGGCCGCCATCGAATCCGAAGTGGCGCAGCTGCCGGATGAAGAATCCAAGGAGTTCCTGGAGGCCCTCGGCCTCAAGGAAGCTGGCCTCGACCGCCTGATCCGCGCCGGCTACAGCCTGCTCGACCTCATCACCTACTTCACCGTCGGCCCCAAGGAAACGCGTGCCTGGACGATTGCGCGCGGCACCAAGGCACCGGCAGCGGCCGGCGTCATCCATACCGATTTCGAACGCGGCTTCATCCGCGCCTTCACAATCGGCTACGACGACTACATCAACTTCAAGGGTGAAGTCGGCGCCAAGGAAGCTGGCAAGGGCCGCGACGAAGGCAAGGAATACGTGGTTCAGGACGGCGACGTCATCCACTTCCGCTTCAACACCTGA
- the clpS gene encoding ATP-dependent Clp protease adapter ClpS, with protein sequence MSASSTNLKPKTVIKPKLEQPKMYKVILINDDFTPRDFVIMVLKAVFRMSEETGARMMITAHQLGSCVIVVCAKDIAETKAKEATDYGKEAGFPLMFTTEPEE encoded by the coding sequence ATGAGTGCCAGCAGTACAAACCTCAAACCCAAGACCGTGATCAAGCCTAAGCTTGAGCAGCCCAAGATGTACAAGGTCATCCTGATCAACGACGATTTTACGCCGCGCGACTTCGTCATCATGGTGCTGAAGGCGGTGTTCCGCATGAGCGAGGAAACCGGCGCGCGGATGATGATCACGGCCCATCAACTGGGTTCCTGCGTCATCGTCGTCTGTGCCAAGGACATTGCCGAGACCAAGGCCAAGGAAGCAACCGACTACGGCAAGGAAGCCGGATTCCCGTTGATGTTCACCACCGAGCCGGAGGAATAG